The following nucleotide sequence is from Salinispirillum sp. LH 10-3-1.
AACGGCCAATGTCGATGCGTTGTTGGCTGAGCTGATACAAGCGCAGGTATCGCTCGATAGCCTGCAAGTACAGGCGCCGAACTTGGACGACTTGTTCCTCAAGTTGACCGGTTCTGAATTGAGGGCTGGCGCATGACGTGGCGACGCTTTTGGGCCGTACTGCGCGCCCGTAATTTGGAATTCTTCCGTGATCGCGGCACGCTGTCTTGGAATATCGCCTTCCCGGTGATGTTGATTGCTGGGTTTGCGCTGATTTTTGGCTCAGGTAATAACCCGGTGTTTAAGGTGGGGGTGGTCAGTGAACTCGACGCCTACATCAGCAAGCCACAGGTCACCACCTTGCCGGAAGTCGATGTGGTGCTTTATCGTGATCTCGATGCCGCCGTTGAACGGTTGCGTCGTCATCACATTCATATGGTGCTCGATGTCGATCAGCGACTGTACTGGATTAACGAGACGTCCAGTGACGGCGCAGTGCTGGAGCAACTGCTGGCGTACATGGACCCGGAGTACCGACGGCGCTTAATTGGCGGGTTGGATATCCGTTACGTCGACTGGGCCTTGCCCGGCATTCTGGCGATGAATATCATGTTCGCTTGCCTGTTTGGGGTCGGTTACGTCATCGTACGCTATCGGAAGAATGGCGTACTGAAACGCCTACAGGCTACGCCACTCAATGCGTGGGAATTTCTCAGCGCGCAGATCGTCTCTCGTTTAATGATGGTCATGGTGGTCAGCACGGCGTTGTTCTTGGGTAGCCTGTGGACCCTGCATATTGTCATGGTCGGCAGCTATCTGAACCTGTTTGTGGTTGGTATTCTGGGGGCGCTGTGCTTAACCTCCATGGGGTTACTGATTGCCGCGCGCAGTCGCAGCGAAGAGCTAACGGGTGGGTTGATCAACTTCAGTACCTGGCCCATGATGTTTTTGTCAGGTGCGTGGTTCTCCATTGAAGGCGCACCGGATTGGTTGCAGTTGTTGGCGCAGTTGCTGCCGTTGACCCATTTGGTGGAGGCCGCGCGTAAAGTGATGCTGGATGGCGCCAACCTGCTGGAAATAGCCCCGCACTTGGGCGCTATGGGTGCGATGACGCTTATCTTCCTGAGTTCTGGTGTACTATTGTTTAATTGGAACAGCGATCACCGTTGATGCTGAACCGCAAAGCGCTTTTTGCCCGCGTTCTTCTATCACTTTACGTTAGGAATTTGCATGGCTGATCTACCGCCACTGACATCGTTGCGCACCTTTTGGTTTGTTGCTGAACACAACAGCTTCAAGCGTGCATCCGAGCACCTTTTTGTAACGCAGGCGGCGGTGAGTCATCAGATTCGTCAGTTGGAAGACTTCTTGGGCGTCAGTTTATTCGAACGCGGCAACCGTGAGGTGCGATTGACCAAAGACGGTCAACGGTTGTTGCCGTATGTGCAGCAGGGCTTTTCGGCATTGCGTGCCGGAGTGACTTTGGTGAAAGACGATTCGGACCCGAACGTGCTGAATTTGTCAGTGATTCCGTCCTTTGCCGCGCGTTGGTTGGTGCCGCGTTTGGGTGAATTTCGCCAGCGCCAAGCCGACATTCGTGTGTGCTTGACGCCTTCGCTGCGCCTAGAGACTTTTTCCGACGGTGAAATGGATTTGGCCATTCGTTACGGCACAGGGCAATACCCCGGCTTGCGCAGCGAGTTTCTGCTGCGTGACAGTCTGTTGGTGGTCGCTAGCCCGGCTTTTGTGGATGCTCATAAGCCGACCTTGGCAAGCATGGCGACGCTGCCCTTGTTGGAAGACACCAGTCCGGAGGAGCTGGGCTGGAGCGAGTGGTTTAAACGGCAAAAACTGAGCGAGCCAGAGTCGGCGCGTTGTTTGACCGTTGCCGATGCGTCGATGTTGATCGACGCGGCGTTGACCGGGCAGGGTATGGCCTTGGTGCGTCGCAGTTTGGCGCAAAACTTCATTGATCAGGGGGCGCTGACCAAGGTGTTTGCCTTGGAGTTGGAGTCACCGTACGGTTATTACTTGGTGGCCCCGGAAGCGCACTTTGTGCGCGCCAAGGTGAAGGTGTTTGTGCATTGGATGAAGGAAGAGATACGGCAGAGTTTTGGCCCCGAGATGATGGCCTATCACGGGGCGTAGGAGGCCAGCCCTCTGGCCGAACCATTCGTCGTAGGAGCGCAGCGCTACCACTGCGGGCCTCTCGGGGTATGCCGCCAGCGCTCAACGGCAGGCCGTGAATGCGCGCTTTGCGGCATACGCCCTACGGCCCTAGTCCAAACCCTGTCATCCGCCACACGAAGGTTTGTTTACAACCGCACTTCTATGCCACGGCTGGCCATATGGGCTTTGGCTTGCGGTACGGTAAATTCACCGAAGTGAAAGATACTGGCCGCCAAAACCGCATCGGCGTGGCCTTGTAGAACGCCTTCGGCGAGGTGGTCCAGGTTGCCCACACCACCGGACGCAATCACTGGCACATGTACGGCATCGGACACAGCGCGCGTCAGTGCTAAATCAAACCCGCTTTTTACACCATCACGATCCATGCTGGTCAGCAGAATTTCACCCGCGCCGTATGCTTCCATCTTCACTGCCCACTCGACGGCATCAATGCCGGTCGGTTTGCGGCCGCCGTGGGTGAATATTTCCCACTTGCCTTCGCCGGTTTGCTTGGCGTCTATGGCCACCACAATGCACTGTGCGCCAAAGCGTTCGGAGGCGGCGCGCACAAAGTCGGGGTTGGATACCGCTGCCGAGTTGATGGACACCTTGTCGGCTCCGGCGTTCAGCATGGCACGAATGTCTTCCACGGTGCGGATGCCGCCGCCGACCGTTAAGGGAATGAACACCTGCCCAGCCACGGACGAGACCGTTTCCAACATGGTGCCACGCCCTTCGTGGGTGGCGGATATGTCGAGAATGGTGATTTCGTCGGCGCCTTGCTCGTTGTAGCGGCGCGAGACTTCAACCGGGTCGCCCGCGTCGCGGATGCCCACAAAGTTGACGCCCTTAACTACCCGGCCTTTGTCGACATCAAGACAAGGGATAATGCGTTTCGCCAGTGCCATGGATTACCGCCCCTGTTGGTCGAGGTAGGCTTGGGCTTCTTGCAGGTCGAGCGTACCTTCATAGATGGCGCGGCCAGTGATGGCGCCCAGAATGCCTTGGTCGGCGGTTTCCGCCAAACGTTGCACGTCGTCCATATTGGTTACACCACCGGACGCAATGACGGGAATGCCGCCTACACGCGCCAGTTCCAAGGTGGCTTCCCAGTTCACCCCTTGCATCATGCCGTCGCGCGCGATGTCGGTGTAGACGATGCTGCTGACGCCGTCAGCGGCAAACTGCGCGGCCAAGTCAGTGGCTTTCACGGTGGATACATCGGCCCAGCCATCGGTGGCGACCAGGCCGTCTTTGGCGTCGATGCCGACAATGATATGGCCCGGAAACGCCTTGCAGGCTTCGGCGACGAACGCGGGGTCTTGTACCGCCTTGGTGCCGATGATGCAGTAAGTCACGCCTGCATTGAGGTAGAACTCAATGGTTTTCAAATCGCGGATACCGCCACCAATCTGCACTGGCAAGTCCGTGTGCTCGCTGGCAATGGCGCGCACGATGTCGCCGTTAACCGGGCTGCCCGCAAAGGCGCCGTTCAAGTCAACCAGGTGCAGGCGGCGGCAACCTTGGTTGCGCCACTGCGCGGCCATGGCTACCGGGTCATCACTGAATACGGTGGAGTCGTCCATACGCCCTTGGCGCAAGCGCACGCATTGGCCGTCTTTAAGGTCTATGGCGGGAATGATCAGCATGTTGTGCTCCGTAATATGCGGTTCGACTTGGCGTCAGGGTTGGCCTGACCAGCGTGTGAAGTTGCGTAACAGTTGCAGGCCGGCGTCGCTACTCTTTTCCGGGTGGAACTGAGTGGCAAACATGTTGTCGCGCGCAATCGCAGCGGCAAAAGGCGTCTGATAAGTACACAGGCCCGCTACTTGGCTCTCGGGGTGCGGGTCGGCGTAGAAACTGTGCACAAAGTAAAAGCGACTCTCGTCAGCGATGCCGTGCCACAGCGGGTGGTCCAGCGTTTGTTGTACTTGGTTCCAGCCCATGTGGGGTACTTTCATTGCCAGACCTTGAGCGTCCACCTGATCCAGCGCAAAGCGTTTCACTTGGCCGGGAAAGACGCCAAGGGTATCAACGCCATTGTTCTCTGCGCTGTGTTCAAGCAGTGCTTGCATACCGACGCACACACCGAGAAAGGGGCGGTCGTGACATACGGCGTGCACCAAGTCGGCGACGCCCGTATCCCGCATGGCTTGCATGCAATCGCGGATCGCTCCAACGCCGGGGAGTAACACCCGGTCGGCATTGCGGACGATCTCAGCGTCGTGGGTGACGACTATTTTTTGGTCAGGCGCAACAAATTCCAGCGCCTTGGCAACGGAATGGAGGTTTCCCATTCCATAGTCAATGACAGCAATTACAGACATTGAAGATTATCCTTAGAGCACACCTTTGGTAGACGGCATTTGATCCGCCATGCGAGGGTCGGGTGTTGTCGCCATGCGCAAAGCGCGACCGAAGGCTTTAAACACCGTTTCGATCTGGTGATGGCTGTTGATGCCCTTCAGGTTGTCGATGTGCAGCGTGACCAAGGCGTGATTAACGAACCCTTGGAAAAACTCACGGAACAGGTCAACATCGAATCCGCCGACGCTGGCGCGGGTGAAGTCAATGTTGTAGTCCAAGCCGGGACGACCAGAAAAGTCGAGCACCACGCGCGACAAGGCTTCGTCGAGCGGCACGTACGAATGTCCGTAACGTTGGATGCCTTTCTTGTCACCAATGGCTTTGGCGACGGCCATGCCCAAGGTGATGCCGACATCTTCGGCGCTGTGGTGGTCGTCGATGTGGGTGTCACCATGGCAGGTGATGTCGAGGTCGATCAGGCCGTGGCGCGCGATCTGATCCAACATGTGATCCATGAATGGCATGCCAGAGTTCAGTTTTGCGGTGCCAGTGCCATCCAAATTAATGCTGACCTGAACCTGTGTTTCGGTGGTATTCCGCTCAATCTGGGCGGTACGAGCCATGATGTGACGCTCCTAGTAATACGCGGGCAGCAAATGAAAAAGAAATTTGCCATACTTAAGGAACAAAATTATAACGTACTCTGTCGCTCAGGCTAAGCCCTGAGGTGGAGTGGAGTGACAAATTCTTTTAATAAGGTAGCAAAATATGCCTGTAACGGTAGAACAGCTAAGCTTAGACAATCCGGATCACTATTCTGACTTAGTGAAAATTTATGCCGATAGCCCCGGTTGGATGGTGCGTGATTTGTCGGGCGAAGACTTCGTGGAGCAGTGGATGCGGCCTTGTGAGCAAGTCTGGGGCGCGTGGTTTAACGGTCGCATCTTGGGCTCAGTGGGCATTCGATCTACCAATGATGGCTTGCAGGTCATTGGTCTGGGCGTACGCAAGACCACGCGTCGACGTGGTGTGGCGTTTCGTATGATGGAGTTGGTACTGCAAGAGATTGATCGCCCGGTGTACATTGATACCCGTCAGCAGCCGACAACCGACGGCTTGTTCGACAAACTCGGCTTTAAGAAAGGTGAACCCGAAGCGCGTGACAACGCGACCTGGGTGCGTTGGGTTAAGCAATAGACTTGTCCTTAAGCGAGTCTGCACGGGCTCTCGGGGTATGTCGCCAGCGCTCAACGGCGGGCCGAGAATGCGCGCTTTGCGGCATACGCCCCTGCATCAGCTAATGCGCACCATCTAGGTGCGCATCATTTCCCATAACTTTATCTATGCACTATAGTGGTGCATTCTTCAGCGCCAATTAGTCTGCTATTCACACGATGAACGGCTCGATAGCGCTCGTTCAGGTTATTGGCGCAGGCATCGTCACTCTGGCCTGATATTTGCCATTACCTCCCATGGAGGACCTCACATTGAGTATCGATCTTTTTAAGTGGATTGTTGATCACCAGGCTACGGCGATGGTGCTCTTGAACGACGATCTGCACATTGACTACATGAACTCATCGGCAGAGTCGCTGTTTGCGCGCAGTGGCAATCAGGTCCATGGGCAGCCTTGGCGAGTACTGTTCGAGCCGCAAGAATCTTTGGAGCAGCTGCTGAACCGTGTTCTGTGCGAAGAGGTGCCAACAACGCAACGCTCTGAAGTGCTGTTGTTAGTGGCCGATGGCAGCAAGATCACGGTCGATATGACCCTAACGCCGTTGCATGACGAGGGTAGTAGGGCCGTGCTGGTTGAGTTTCTGTCGATGGACCGGATCATCAAAATCAGCCGTGAAGAATCGTCGCTGGCGAAGCAAGAAGCGGCGCGGGTGTTGGTGCGTGGCTTGGCGCATGAAGTGAAGAACCCGTTAGGCGGTATTCGCGGTGCTGCGCAATTGCTGGCTTTGGAGTTGGGCGATCCTGCCCTGGACGAATACACCCAGGTCATTATTGAAGAAGCCGATCGACTGCGAAATTTGGTCGACCGGATTCTGGGATCGAATAAATTACCCCACTTACGCCCCACAAATGTGCACGAGGTGACGGAGCGTGTATTGAGTTTGATGCGCGCTGAGGCGGGCGGTAGCGTGACATTTGTGCGCGATTATGACCCCAGCCTGCCTGAATTCATCGGCGATTCCGAACAACTGATTCAAGCGGTATTGAACATTGTGCGCAACGGTATGGAGGCTTTGCAGTCGCAGGGTGAGGCCAATCCTGATAAGCAAATGACCTTGATCACGCGGGCTTTGCGGCAGTTTACCATCGGTCAGAAGCGCTACCGCTTGGTGTTGCGTTTGGTAATTGAGGATAACGGCCCGGGTATTGCAGAGGAGCTGATGGAGAATGTGTTTTACCCCATGGTCAGCGGGCGAGCGCAAGGCACGGGCTTAGGCTTATCCATTGCACAGCAGATCGTTACGCAGCACGGTGGGGTGATTGATTGTGAGAGCGAGCCGGGTTGTACCCGCTTCAGCGTGTATTTGCCGCTGACCAGAGATACCGACCAGCGGACAGAGGCGAAATGAACAGGAGTGTTGGAATGAATAACGGAGAGACAGTCTGGGTCGTAGACGATGACCGTTCCATTCGATGGGTACTGGAAAAGGCCGTAGAGAAAGAAGGTTGGGCCTGCCAAGCATTCAGTGATGGCGAGAGTTTGTTGCAGCGGTTGCAGCGTGATAAGCCCACAGTGATTGTCAGTGATGTGCGGATGGAGGGCATGGACGGGCTCGAGCTGATGCGCGAGATTCACGGTAAGTATCCAGATGTGCCGGTGATCATCATGACCGCGCACTCGGACCTCGACAGTGCGGTGGCGTCTTTT
It contains:
- a CDS encoding ABC transporter permease yields the protein MTWRRFWAVLRARNLEFFRDRGTLSWNIAFPVMLIAGFALIFGSGNNPVFKVGVVSELDAYISKPQVTTLPEVDVVLYRDLDAAVERLRRHHIHMVLDVDQRLYWINETSSDGAVLEQLLAYMDPEYRRRLIGGLDIRYVDWALPGILAMNIMFACLFGVGYVIVRYRKNGVLKRLQATPLNAWEFLSAQIVSRLMMVMVVSTALFLGSLWTLHIVMVGSYLNLFVVGILGALCLTSMGLLIAARSRSEELTGGLINFSTWPMMFLSGAWFSIEGAPDWLQLLAQLLPLTHLVEAARKVMLDGANLLEIAPHLGAMGAMTLIFLSSGVLLFNWNSDHR
- the gcvA gene encoding transcriptional regulator GcvA, whose translation is MADLPPLTSLRTFWFVAEHNSFKRASEHLFVTQAAVSHQIRQLEDFLGVSLFERGNREVRLTKDGQRLLPYVQQGFSALRAGVTLVKDDSDPNVLNLSVIPSFAARWLVPRLGEFRQRQADIRVCLTPSLRLETFSDGEMDLAIRYGTGQYPGLRSEFLLRDSLLVVASPAFVDAHKPTLASMATLPLLEDTSPEELGWSEWFKRQKLSEPESARCLTVADASMLIDAALTGQGMALVRRSLAQNFIDQGALTKVFALELESPYGYYLVAPEAHFVRAKVKVFVHWMKEEIRQSFGPEMMAYHGA
- the hisF gene encoding imidazole glycerol phosphate synthase subunit HisF, coding for MALAKRIIPCLDVDKGRVVKGVNFVGIRDAGDPVEVSRRYNEQGADEITILDISATHEGRGTMLETVSSVAGQVFIPLTVGGGIRTVEDIRAMLNAGADKVSINSAAVSNPDFVRAASERFGAQCIVVAIDAKQTGEGKWEIFTHGGRKPTGIDAVEWAVKMEAYGAGEILLTSMDRDGVKSGFDLALTRAVSDAVHVPVIASGGVGNLDHLAEGVLQGHADAVLAASIFHFGEFTVPQAKAHMASRGIEVRL
- the hisA gene encoding 1-(5-phosphoribosyl)-5-[(5-phosphoribosylamino)methylideneamino]imidazole-4-carboxamide isomerase gives rise to the protein MLIIPAIDLKDGQCVRLRQGRMDDSTVFSDDPVAMAAQWRNQGCRRLHLVDLNGAFAGSPVNGDIVRAIASEHTDLPVQIGGGIRDLKTIEFYLNAGVTYCIIGTKAVQDPAFVAEACKAFPGHIIVGIDAKDGLVATDGWADVSTVKATDLAAQFAADGVSSIVYTDIARDGMMQGVNWEATLELARVGGIPVIASGGVTNMDDVQRLAETADQGILGAITGRAIYEGTLDLQEAQAYLDQQGR
- the hisH gene encoding imidazole glycerol phosphate synthase subunit HisH, which encodes MSVIAVIDYGMGNLHSVAKALEFVAPDQKIVVTHDAEIVRNADRVLLPGVGAIRDCMQAMRDTGVADLVHAVCHDRPFLGVCVGMQALLEHSAENNGVDTLGVFPGQVKRFALDQVDAQGLAMKVPHMGWNQVQQTLDHPLWHGIADESRFYFVHSFYADPHPESQVAGLCTYQTPFAAAIARDNMFATQFHPEKSSDAGLQLLRNFTRWSGQP
- the hisB gene encoding imidazoleglycerol-phosphate dehydratase HisB gives rise to the protein MARTAQIERNTTETQVQVSINLDGTGTAKLNSGMPFMDHMLDQIARHGLIDLDITCHGDTHIDDHHSAEDVGITLGMAVAKAIGDKKGIQRYGHSYVPLDEALSRVVLDFSGRPGLDYNIDFTRASVGGFDVDLFREFFQGFVNHALVTLHIDNLKGINSHHQIETVFKAFGRALRMATTPDPRMADQMPSTKGVL
- a CDS encoding GNAT family N-acetyltransferase, translating into MPVTVEQLSLDNPDHYSDLVKIYADSPGWMVRDLSGEDFVEQWMRPCEQVWGAWFNGRILGSVGIRSTNDGLQVIGLGVRKTTRRRGVAFRMMELVLQEIDRPVYIDTRQQPTTDGLFDKLGFKKGEPEARDNATWVRWVKQ
- the glnL gene encoding nitrogen regulation protein NR(II); amino-acid sequence: MSIDLFKWIVDHQATAMVLLNDDLHIDYMNSSAESLFARSGNQVHGQPWRVLFEPQESLEQLLNRVLCEEVPTTQRSEVLLLVADGSKITVDMTLTPLHDEGSRAVLVEFLSMDRIIKISREESSLAKQEAARVLVRGLAHEVKNPLGGIRGAAQLLALELGDPALDEYTQVIIEEADRLRNLVDRILGSNKLPHLRPTNVHEVTERVLSLMRAEAGGSVTFVRDYDPSLPEFIGDSEQLIQAVLNIVRNGMEALQSQGEANPDKQMTLITRALRQFTIGQKRYRLVLRLVIEDNGPGIAEELMENVFYPMVSGRAQGTGLGLSIAQQIVTQHGGVIDCESEPGCTRFSVYLPLTRDTDQRTEAK